A region of Paenibacillus sp. JNUCC-31 DNA encodes the following proteins:
- a CDS encoding S-layer homology domain-containing protein: MNQDWKKILLTSIVVGVLWGNQIVNAADQTGGAVNHISSVFTDQTDIRSTSLQAVQEAVKQGLISGYPDGSFHPRQYLTRREMAVLLVKASHLTIEEPSQTVRNNLDWAAPYIEAIRQAGWMTGDASGNFRANDPIRREELASILVRVTGTQGIKSGQQQTVSDESMVSGWAKEQVNTALKMGLLESIDGRFESKALVERQDIAKILVDVFQTGEQTASLTELDGDIAYIDGRPFVIGKELQSILNEKNKEALQNAVITYDARTRNLSSLSAIQIVQAGTVKDPVTLNMKESAYQGVISVSADHVVLKADTLSQVVLKPGVSVVTIEGDIDEVALDTTDKVIVQGSGKWKQIVLKDAKSVIQLPESVKTDKVILPKGGALTQIIHITPPVTASSSDTGTSNSNTGSGGTSGPSTPTPEPRPPVVIVPPSPENQPPVVQSNIPDKSVFLGDGAQEIDLSTIFTDADEDELSYEVSEIDQSIASADIQGSKLKIQPIAVGNTQVTVKVKDGKGGSKTTSFLYVVHPFFIPPPIPPIPPIVIPPIILPPINHAPEVVEPLQMVEVEMGASNDPIDLKTIFSDPDGDELTFVVTSSDNHVADADITGSMMTLNIYSLGNAEITVTAKDSNGAEVENRFNVKVKAPVAVNHKPTAVRQISKLEVTLGKVSDTVNLAGVFEDSDGDSLSYTAESSDANVVDTSVQGETLTLQFKNVMGSATVTVKATDPRGEEAETTFTVNVEDPDAGKGLFISEVVWGEDSNQAIELYNPTSKPLNAGDITIVRSDSSTPITLDSGTIIPSNSTLVLAEEFSGFTDEDYYYLILDLVEKQEPVTLTLYYKGEVMDTAVIVPAQSLTRKWDTVQGDKVSYEPSEWSNIGENNYGNLGKFDSLITP, translated from the coding sequence ATGAATCAAGATTGGAAAAAAATACTGCTGACTTCAATTGTAGTAGGCGTGCTGTGGGGAAATCAGATCGTCAACGCAGCCGATCAAACGGGAGGAGCAGTAAATCATATATCATCGGTTTTCACAGATCAAACCGATATCCGTTCCACTTCTCTGCAAGCGGTTCAGGAAGCGGTAAAACAAGGACTAATTTCGGGTTATCCAGATGGATCATTTCATCCACGTCAGTATTTAACCCGGAGAGAGATGGCCGTATTACTGGTTAAAGCATCCCATCTAACGATTGAAGAACCATCGCAAACGGTACGAAATAATTTGGACTGGGCCGCTCCCTATATTGAAGCTATTCGGCAGGCAGGCTGGATGACTGGAGATGCATCTGGTAATTTCCGTGCCAACGATCCAATTCGCCGGGAGGAACTGGCTTCCATTTTGGTAAGAGTCACAGGAACACAAGGAATCAAGAGTGGCCAGCAGCAGACGGTTTCAGATGAATCCATGGTGAGTGGATGGGCTAAAGAACAGGTAAATACTGCATTGAAGATGGGATTATTGGAATCTATTGATGGAAGATTTGAATCCAAGGCTTTGGTGGAAAGGCAAGATATTGCAAAGATTTTGGTCGATGTCTTCCAGACGGGTGAGCAAACAGCTTCATTGACTGAGTTGGATGGAGATATTGCATATATCGATGGACGTCCGTTTGTAATTGGTAAGGAACTGCAAAGCATTCTGAATGAAAAGAACAAAGAGGCATTACAGAATGCTGTGATCACCTATGATGCACGTACACGTAATCTGTCATCCTTGTCAGCAATTCAGATTGTCCAAGCAGGTACGGTTAAAGATCCCGTGACATTGAATATGAAAGAATCAGCCTACCAAGGTGTAATTTCTGTCTCGGCAGATCATGTTGTTTTAAAAGCCGATACATTGTCGCAAGTTGTCTTAAAACCTGGTGTTAGTGTAGTGACAATCGAAGGGGACATCGACGAAGTTGCCCTGGATACCACTGACAAAGTTATTGTTCAGGGAAGTGGGAAGTGGAAACAGATTGTACTGAAAGATGCGAAGTCTGTTATTCAATTGCCTGAGAGTGTAAAAACAGACAAGGTTATTCTTCCGAAAGGAGGGGCATTAACACAGATCATCCATATTACACCTCCTGTAACGGCATCCTCCAGTGATACGGGGACTAGCAACTCTAATACAGGTTCAGGAGGCACTTCAGGACCATCAACACCAACGCCTGAACCAAGACCGCCTGTTGTCATTGTACCTCCGTCTCCCGAGAATCAACCGCCTGTTGTTCAATCGAACATACCCGACAAGAGCGTATTTTTAGGAGATGGTGCACAAGAGATCGATCTGAGCACTATATTTACGGATGCGGATGAAGATGAATTAAGCTATGAAGTTTCAGAAATAGACCAAAGTATCGCTTCTGCTGACATTCAGGGTTCCAAATTAAAAATACAGCCCATTGCTGTAGGTAATACACAGGTAACGGTGAAAGTTAAAGATGGCAAAGGAGGAAGTAAAACAACCTCTTTCCTCTATGTTGTTCATCCTTTTTTCATTCCACCGCCGATCCCACCAATTCCACCCATTGTAATCCCGCCAATCATATTGCCGCCCATAAACCATGCTCCTGAAGTGGTTGAACCATTGCAAATGGTTGAAGTTGAAATGGGAGCTTCAAATGATCCGATAGACTTGAAAACTATTTTCTCAGACCCGGACGGAGATGAACTGACTTTCGTTGTAACTTCATCCGATAACCACGTTGCGGATGCTGATATTACAGGAAGTATGATGACTCTGAACATCTATTCTCTGGGTAATGCTGAAATCACGGTAACCGCCAAGGACAGTAATGGAGCGGAAGTGGAGAACAGGTTTAATGTTAAGGTCAAAGCGCCTGTAGCTGTTAATCATAAGCCCACGGCAGTAAGGCAGATTTCCAAGTTGGAGGTAACTTTGGGAAAGGTAAGCGATACGGTTAACCTGGCTGGAGTGTTCGAGGATTCAGATGGAGACAGTCTATCTTACACGGCAGAATCTTCAGATGCGAATGTAGTAGATACAAGTGTGCAAGGAGAAACGTTGACTTTGCAATTCAAGAACGTTATGGGTTCAGCTACGGTTACGGTCAAAGCAACCGATCCCCGTGGTGAAGAAGCTGAGACCACATTTACGGTTAACGTGGAAGATCCGGATGCAGGAAAGGGATTATTTATTTCCGAGGTAGTCTGGGGTGAGGATTCCAATCAGGCAATTGAGCTGTATAACCCTACATCCAAACCGCTTAATGCAGGAGATATCACGATTGTACGCAGTGATTCCAGTACTCCTATTACGCTGGACTCAGGCACAATAATTCCATCAAATAGTACGTTGGTTCTCGCAGAAGAGTTTAGTGGATTTACAGATGAAGATTATTATTATTTGATTTTGGATCTGGTTGAAAAACAGGAACCGGTAACACTAACGCTTTATTACAAAGGGGAAGTCATGGATACGGCAGTTATTGTACCGGCTCAATCTTTGACAAGAAAATGGGATACCGTTCAAGGTGACAAAGTTTCTTATGAGCCATCCGAATGGAGCAATATTGGAGAAAACAATTATGGTAACTTGGGCAAGTTTGATTCTTTAATCACTCCTTGA
- a CDS encoding S-layer homology domain-containing protein, with translation MKRTAQLAIIALLLSNAVPVAAQSRDSADRMLTSSNISSAYNATNQLNDSMDKAVTMGIIKGEPDGNLRAADPITRQELAVVLAQALGLTTSKKASAPFADVKSASWSAPSIQAVKKAGLLQGDAKGYFHPGAEITGQELITVLVRATAYAKQGDQVESLPSEWKGASAWAAPYIQAAEKANLLSEYQGENKVKQGLVRGEAIGMMLSAIFPETRLSVVQSIQGSQVQINGVVYQISEQVAGLLNDRNKAVLNQAGIQFMSRNHMITDIKTLEIRKGGEAAQTGEAEFTRNLLLNAGETTLNGDLTIKADFISVQELKIKGKLTIAPEMEHDFYAKNINVEQPVLVQGGDSNTVVFENAVLNNVNVDKSDVHMVLSGSTHAQEVSIESDSALKIADTAELSLLNIVNGASKVELQGSVDTVKLNTSQPLQLNGNVNLRQLTADGVGAVNLNAVGTIQQLQVNNAAAQVNLTGNIKVAEVSLAAGVPSSAVSGNTGTVTSNVASPSSGGTGGSETTPVVANRSPELLKPFENRKFTANGQGTSLNLNNYVTDPDGDPITYTVASSKSSVAKVVLSGSNLEVIPLEHGTATVTVSSNDGRGKRLRSTFEVNVNAPPLASPIPDQELIAESGNKDVDLMVYVMDDEKYESELLYSVTNSAPEIVDTEIVKSEYGQSVLRLTPKKAGEVVLKIKVDDGQIADDGSTGVTELDMRVVVLPPLNRVPVGEAPPKIDVYLGDDIPVVKLNELYTDPDGDPLTFSASSSDPDGLIVEEISGVLNFTALKFGEYTIHFLVDDGRGGFISTAFQVRVNPKPNASPVLTSNLPAQTLFLGKEDTVIDLSQYFSDPDGDVLEFQTPLDFNNLLIAEVNIQDNKLIIHPKQVGKFQADIIAKDIYGKEATASIDIEVLESGSIGSIPDQTVTWPWSTLDIDLTPYLLNFDMNTLTVDASSADVNIAAVLTNGPQISVTPVAEGQTTVTLTVYDLAGRTEQMSFGVTVAGEPASPNVAPEVVSSIYEQVLTPTVTNDRTFDLSQLFSDPDGDTLQYTVSSSLDEAVSASINGSLLTLKPGTGNTVAPLTITAKDGKGGEVDYTFNVRTASLVNGGVMQINTKSGVKDALTYPTSNAFPGQTSFKVYSGTPDSTFAGPNTVNGTQIPLTVSPLLFWIIGNDGRAVVVQVNSLAQGSPELFFSQYMDAGDGRSVVQLYYTGDGDPSHKATGYQLEVHQWMKKTSTMKVTTKNVLDVNPGMPYININTIFYDFFDITPASYYNDELELYNPDEYNVVALVLKKDGRTVDVLGDPSSHDQFMPAGGTFIRKRGIYTGSQQFSLTGEWNGFPKGTLQYVSTHTP, from the coding sequence ATGAAAAGAACAGCACAATTAGCCATAATTGCATTGCTTCTAAGTAATGCTGTTCCAGTTGCTGCACAGAGTCGGGATTCAGCAGATCGGATGTTAACCTCATCTAACATATCTTCAGCCTATAATGCTACAAATCAATTAAATGATTCAATGGATAAGGCTGTAACTATGGGTATCATTAAAGGAGAACCGGACGGTAACCTTAGGGCAGCTGATCCGATCACTCGTCAGGAACTGGCGGTTGTTCTTGCACAGGCCCTTGGATTAACAACAAGTAAAAAAGCTTCAGCACCATTTGCAGATGTGAAGTCAGCTAGCTGGTCAGCACCTTCCATTCAAGCGGTGAAGAAGGCTGGTCTTTTACAAGGAGATGCCAAAGGTTATTTCCATCCAGGGGCAGAGATTACTGGGCAGGAATTAATCACCGTTTTGGTCAGAGCAACGGCTTATGCTAAACAAGGTGATCAGGTAGAGTCGCTTCCTTCGGAATGGAAAGGGGCAAGTGCGTGGGCGGCTCCTTATATCCAAGCTGCTGAGAAGGCTAATCTTTTAAGTGAATATCAGGGAGAGAATAAAGTTAAACAAGGACTTGTTCGAGGCGAAGCCATAGGCATGATGTTGTCAGCGATCTTCCCAGAAACCCGCCTGTCTGTAGTTCAGTCCATCCAAGGAAGCCAAGTTCAGATCAACGGGGTTGTCTATCAGATCTCTGAACAAGTAGCGGGTCTTCTGAATGATCGTAACAAGGCTGTGCTTAATCAGGCAGGAATACAGTTCATGAGCCGAAATCATATGATTACCGATATTAAGACCTTGGAAATTAGAAAAGGCGGAGAAGCAGCACAGACAGGAGAGGCGGAATTCACCCGTAATCTGTTATTGAATGCTGGGGAAACCACACTGAATGGAGATTTGACGATTAAGGCAGACTTCATCTCGGTACAAGAGCTTAAGATCAAGGGGAAACTGACGATAGCCCCGGAGATGGAGCATGACTTTTATGCCAAAAATATAAATGTGGAACAGCCTGTCTTAGTTCAGGGTGGCGACAGCAATACCGTTGTGTTCGAGAACGCTGTTCTAAATAATGTGAATGTAGACAAAAGTGATGTGCATATGGTGCTCTCGGGAAGTACCCATGCTCAAGAGGTTAGCATTGAATCCGACAGTGCGCTTAAAATTGCAGATACGGCTGAGCTGTCTTTGTTGAATATTGTAAATGGCGCAAGTAAGGTGGAATTGCAGGGAAGCGTCGATACGGTCAAGTTGAATACGTCACAGCCTCTGCAACTTAACGGTAATGTCAACTTGCGACAATTAACGGCAGATGGGGTTGGGGCAGTTAATCTTAATGCAGTGGGCACCATTCAACAACTTCAGGTGAATAATGCAGCAGCACAGGTTAATCTAACAGGAAATATTAAGGTTGCCGAGGTTTCCTTGGCAGCCGGAGTGCCATCTTCGGCCGTAAGTGGAAACACAGGAACAGTAACTTCGAATGTGGCATCTCCTTCGTCAGGAGGAACGGGAGGAAGCGAAACGACTCCTGTTGTTGCCAATCGGTCACCTGAACTGCTGAAGCCATTTGAAAACCGCAAGTTTACAGCAAATGGTCAGGGTACATCGCTAAACCTGAACAACTATGTGACTGATCCGGATGGTGATCCAATAACGTATACGGTTGCTTCGTCCAAATCCTCAGTAGCTAAGGTTGTGCTTAGTGGATCAAATCTCGAAGTTATACCATTGGAACATGGTACAGCCACAGTAACGGTGTCCTCAAATGATGGTCGTGGCAAAAGGTTGAGATCCACATTTGAAGTCAATGTGAATGCCCCTCCGCTCGCATCGCCTATTCCTGATCAAGAGTTAATAGCAGAGTCAGGCAACAAGGATGTGGATCTCATGGTCTATGTTATGGATGATGAGAAATATGAATCGGAGTTGCTTTACAGTGTAACGAATAGTGCCCCGGAAATCGTGGATACGGAGATCGTGAAATCGGAATATGGGCAGTCTGTATTGAGGTTAACGCCTAAAAAGGCTGGAGAGGTTGTTCTTAAAATCAAAGTGGATGATGGGCAAATCGCAGATGATGGCAGTACGGGTGTTACAGAACTCGACATGAGGGTTGTTGTTCTTCCGCCACTCAACCGTGTGCCTGTGGGGGAGGCTCCACCAAAAATAGACGTATATCTGGGGGATGACATCCCTGTAGTGAAACTGAACGAGCTATATACTGATCCAGACGGTGACCCACTTACATTCAGCGCCAGTTCATCTGATCCGGACGGATTGATAGTAGAAGAAATTTCCGGAGTGCTGAATTTTACTGCTTTGAAATTTGGAGAATATACCATTCACTTTTTGGTAGACGATGGTAGGGGCGGTTTCATTTCAACTGCATTTCAAGTAAGGGTTAATCCTAAGCCTAATGCTTCTCCAGTTCTTACGAGTAACCTACCTGCTCAAACGTTGTTTCTGGGTAAGGAAGATACTGTCATTGATCTCTCACAATATTTTAGTGATCCAGATGGGGATGTGTTAGAGTTTCAAACGCCACTTGACTTCAATAATCTCCTCATTGCAGAGGTGAATATTCAAGATAACAAGCTGATTATTCATCCCAAGCAAGTTGGCAAATTTCAAGCTGATATTATAGCAAAAGATATATATGGCAAAGAGGCAACAGCCTCTATTGACATAGAGGTCTTAGAATCAGGAAGTATCGGTTCGATCCCGGATCAAACGGTAACATGGCCTTGGTCTACTTTGGATATAGACCTTACTCCGTATCTGTTGAATTTTGACATGAACACATTAACGGTTGATGCTTCTTCTGCAGACGTCAATATTGCAGCGGTCTTAACCAATGGCCCACAGATTTCGGTCACTCCAGTAGCAGAAGGACAAACAACGGTGACGCTGACGGTTTATGATTTGGCAGGACGAACAGAACAGATGTCGTTTGGTGTGACCGTTGCAGGGGAGCCTGCCAGTCCGAACGTGGCGCCAGAGGTTGTAAGCAGCATTTACGAACAAGTGTTAACGCCAACGGTAACGAATGATCGTACGTTTGATCTGAGTCAATTGTTCAGTGATCCTGATGGAGATACGTTGCAGTATACCGTCAGCAGCAGCTTGGACGAAGCAGTTAGTGCAAGCATTAATGGAAGCCTGTTAACATTGAAACCGGGAACAGGGAATACAGTTGCTCCTTTAACTATAACTGCGAAGGATGGAAAAGGTGGAGAGGTCGATTACACCTTTAATGTTCGTACGGCTTCACTGGTGAATGGCGGGGTGATGCAGATCAATACGAAGTCAGGGGTAAAGGATGCTCTAACTTATCCAACTTCGAATGCGTTCCCGGGACAGACGAGTTTCAAGGTATACAGCGGTACGCCAGATTCGACGTTTGCAGGACCGAATACGGTCAATGGGACGCAAATTCCTTTAACTGTATCTCCGTTGTTATTCTGGATTATCGGGAATGATGGTAGAGCGGTGGTAGTGCAAGTGAACTCGCTAGCACAAGGTTCACCGGAATTATTTTTCTCCCAGTATATGGATGCGGGAGATGGGCGTAGTGTCGTCCAACTTTATTACACAGGTGATGGAGACCCGTCACATAAAGCAACTGGGTATCAGTTAGAAGTACATCAATGGATGAAAAAGACGTCAACAATGAAAGTGACGACGAAAAATGTACTCGATGTTAATCCAGGTATGCCTTATATAAACATTAATACTATTTTTTACGACTTTTTCGATATCACTCCAGCCTCATACTACAATGATGAACTGGAATTATATAATCCGGATGAGTATAATGTCGTTGCATTAGTTCTCAAAAAAGATGGACGAACTGTGGACGTTTTGGGCGACCCATCTTCGCATGATCAATTTATGCCTGCTGGCGGGACATTTATTCGCAAACGTGGAATTTACACGGGTTCACAACAATTTTCATTGACAGGTGAATGGAATGGGTTTCCTAAAGGAACGTTGCAGTATGTGAGTACACATACACCGTAG
- a CDS encoding quinone oxidoreductase family protein encodes MKAIIHSGQSGLGGLQYTNSTSRSPGAGEVQIQLKSAGINHRDLFIMAGRTSQDTPLILGSDGAGVIVEIGEGVDGLSVGDEVIIHPTLGWEHAADIPIVPDIIGGPADGTLAQYMTLPARNALPKPAHLSWTEAGVLSLSALTAYRALFTRGALKQGEHILIPGIGGGVATYALLMAVAAGAKVTVTSRSEAKRKEALRLGANRALDSHTDWNSHNGLEPVDMILDSIGQTMFPKYFDIIRPGGRIVMYGASSGDDLNIPIRSIFFPQVSLLGTSMGSREEFVQMLQWVERHDIHPVIDGTYLLQDTAQAFERMEKGKQFGNLAILVE; translated from the coding sequence ATGAAAGCTATAATACATTCAGGCCAAAGCGGCCTTGGAGGTCTTCAATATACAAATTCAACATCTCGGTCACCCGGAGCAGGTGAAGTACAGATCCAACTGAAATCCGCTGGAATCAATCATCGAGATCTGTTCATCATGGCAGGACGTACCTCACAGGACACACCTCTCATTCTTGGTTCAGATGGAGCAGGTGTAATCGTAGAGATTGGAGAAGGTGTAGACGGATTATCTGTAGGTGATGAGGTCATCATCCACCCTACTCTCGGTTGGGAGCATGCAGCTGACATACCTATCGTGCCCGATATTATAGGGGGACCTGCGGATGGAACGCTCGCACAATATATGACGCTCCCTGCCAGAAATGCCTTGCCCAAACCCGCTCATCTCTCATGGACGGAAGCAGGCGTGTTGTCCCTTTCGGCATTGACTGCATATCGCGCACTATTCACTCGTGGCGCACTTAAGCAGGGTGAACATATCCTCATTCCCGGCATCGGTGGAGGTGTAGCGACCTATGCCCTGCTCATGGCTGTAGCTGCTGGTGCCAAGGTAACCGTCACCTCCAGAAGTGAAGCCAAAAGAAAAGAGGCCTTGCGTCTGGGCGCTAACCGTGCATTGGATAGCCATACAGACTGGAATTCGCATAACGGTCTGGAACCTGTTGACATGATCTTGGATAGCATAGGACAAACCATGTTCCCAAAATATTTTGATATAATCAGACCAGGTGGACGTATCGTGATGTACGGTGCAAGCTCGGGAGATGATCTGAATATTCCGATCCGCTCGATCTTTTTCCCGCAAGTTAGCCTGCTTGGAACTTCCATGGGAAGCCGTGAAGAGTTTGTCCAGATGCTGCAATGGGTGGAACGGCATGATATACATCCTGTAATCGATGGCACATATCTGTTGCAGGATACAGCACAAGCATTCGAACGCATGGAAAAGGGCAAGCAGTTTGGCAATCTTGCTATACTCGTGGAGTGA
- a CDS encoding LysR family transcriptional regulator, which yields MSVSIQIIDNKKVTRGMDAGDLKIFQAVAREGSISKAALALNYVQSNVTTRIKQLEEQLQVPLFHRSNRGMSLTPAGENLLGYADKILHLLYEAEQATQIGNPPSGMLRVGAIETAVSSYLTPLLAEYRLCYPEVQHSLITGGTHELNQKVIQHELHGALIYGPVDHPELNYMKVYDEELVLIAEPGTHKMHDLLCKPMLFFEVGCTHREQAEAFLKDQGVHTLNVTEYGTLDTILNGVSVGLGVSLLPRSSVTKAERRGEVAVLSLPDPYRRLEVGFVHSRSEHRSGALGALVQMMTKQGPEQ from the coding sequence ATGTCAGTATCAATTCAGATCATAGATAACAAGAAGGTGACCAGGGGCATGGATGCAGGAGATTTAAAAATATTTCAGGCGGTTGCCCGTGAAGGCAGTATCAGCAAAGCCGCATTAGCGCTGAATTATGTGCAATCCAATGTAACAACGCGAATCAAACAGCTGGAAGAACAGCTGCAAGTGCCACTGTTTCATCGTTCCAATCGAGGCATGTCGCTCACACCGGCGGGTGAGAATTTGCTTGGATATGCGGATAAAATATTACATTTGTTATATGAAGCGGAGCAGGCAACGCAGATCGGAAATCCACCTTCAGGTATGCTTCGTGTTGGTGCGATTGAGACCGCAGTCTCCAGTTATCTGACGCCGCTGCTCGCTGAATACCGTTTATGTTATCCCGAGGTTCAGCATTCGTTAATTACAGGGGGTACACATGAACTCAATCAGAAGGTCATTCAACATGAGCTGCATGGGGCTTTAATATATGGCCCGGTCGACCACCCTGAGCTGAACTATATGAAAGTGTACGACGAAGAATTGGTGCTGATTGCCGAACCCGGGACCCATAAAATGCATGATTTATTGTGCAAACCCATGTTGTTTTTTGAAGTAGGCTGTACTCATCGCGAACAGGCAGAAGCCTTTTTGAAAGATCAAGGCGTGCACACCCTCAATGTCACGGAATACGGAACACTGGATACTATTTTGAACGGCGTATCTGTCGGGTTGGGTGTATCATTGCTTCCACGTTCCTCGGTTACGAAAGCAGAACGAAGAGGTGAGGTTGCAGTCTTATCTTTGCCTGATCCGTATCGCAGGTTGGAAGTAGGATTCGTGCATTCCCGGAGTGAGCATCGATCCGGAGCACTGGGTGCATTGGTGCAGATGATGACGAAACAAGGACCAGAACAATAA
- a CDS encoding threonine aldolase family protein, which produces MKDTELTLAEAFDQAEFIIGGHGSRKVKVLQEVLAHVDGEQYSDHYGNGKIIDQFQQQMADVLGKESAVFFPSGTMAQQIALRIWCDRKGIKRVAYHPLSHLEIHEEDGLKELHQIETILLADKDRLIRLEDVEGIDQDVACLLLELPQREIGGQLPAYEELEAISSYCRERGIKLHLDGARLFEITPYYQKTPAEICSLFDSVYVSFYKGIGGIAGAILAGDTDVMQESKVWKRRHGGDLIGLYPYILSSQYYFNERIGKMELYYEQAKELASLLNACDGIHTLPEVPVSNMFHVHIPLAQAEVERILASMAQQFGIGITSYLQETSGHSCAFEFSAGDRYEGVPKDKLRSALEWLDEEMRKHVK; this is translated from the coding sequence TTGAAGGATACAGAGCTAACGTTAGCGGAAGCATTTGATCAGGCGGAGTTTATTATAGGCGGCCATGGCAGCCGTAAAGTCAAAGTGCTTCAGGAAGTGCTGGCGCATGTGGATGGGGAACAATATAGTGATCATTATGGCAACGGTAAAATCATTGATCAATTCCAGCAGCAGATGGCTGACGTTCTGGGCAAGGAATCGGCTGTGTTTTTCCCCAGTGGTACGATGGCACAGCAAATTGCTTTACGTATCTGGTGTGACCGCAAAGGCATCAAGCGGGTAGCTTACCACCCTTTATCTCACCTGGAAATCCATGAGGAAGACGGACTGAAGGAACTGCATCAGATTGAAACCATTTTGCTGGCAGACAAGGATCGACTGATTCGATTGGAAGATGTAGAGGGGATCGATCAGGACGTTGCCTGCCTGCTGCTTGAACTGCCGCAACGCGAGATTGGTGGACAATTGCCTGCGTATGAAGAATTGGAGGCGATCTCGTCCTATTGCCGTGAACGCGGGATCAAGCTTCATTTGGACGGGGCACGCCTGTTTGAGATCACTCCCTATTATCAGAAGACACCAGCTGAGATTTGCAGTCTGTTTGATAGTGTCTACGTGTCTTTTTACAAAGGCATTGGTGGGATTGCGGGTGCTATTTTGGCAGGGGATACGGATGTTATGCAAGAATCCAAGGTATGGAAACGTCGTCACGGCGGCGATCTGATCGGGTTGTATCCGTACATCCTTAGTTCTCAGTATTATTTCAATGAACGGATTGGCAAAATGGAGCTTTATTATGAGCAGGCCAAGGAACTGGCCTCCTTGTTAAATGCGTGTGACGGTATACATACGTTGCCAGAAGTGCCTGTCTCCAATATGTTTCACGTACATATTCCGTTGGCCCAAGCCGAGGTGGAGCGTATCCTGGCATCCATGGCTCAGCAATTCGGTATTGGGATCACGTCGTATCTGCAAGAGACAAGCGGTCACAGCTGCGCTTTTGAATTCTCCGCAGGTGATCGTTATGAAGGTGTTCCCAAGGACAAGCTGCGTTCTGCGCTGGAATGGCTGGATGAAGAGATGCGGAAACATGTGAAATAA